One window of the Janthinobacterium sp. PAMC25594 genome contains the following:
- a CDS encoding TonB-dependent siderophore receptor: MPVVSPRTRLLPVAAALSLAFASHAAHAASGQDDLTAGDEKVMQAVQVMGARAQGLVPVTTEAGSFRGANIMDVPSTVNVITRALLEQQAVSGLYDAVRNTAGVTRQQNGGETWDQLVIRGIAVENRTNYRLNGSMPIMNFSQVPMENKERVEVLKGASALYYGFTSPAGVVNFVTKRAGSKPVTSMGLSLDDRGSAVANVDVGRRFGAQQEFGVRINAAGGTLGSWLDHVGNGNRSFLSTALDWRVSNKLLLKADLEYDRRKVTEQAGVALPTAVKGVISLPRAVDPRQLIGPDWSNFEAQTKNAQLRADYAIADGWALTVEAGHSETARDRRLAIFRLNNAAALATGAGRITGNIQHSVTASDLLRFELAGNFHTGFIAHELTLGASRTDKSQDPIYQSNYTIASQNLYQPVPVTNVVFGPKPASLTTAALDTRDTGLYALDRMVFSPQWQSVIGVRRSSYQSDQGASHYDVSKTTPMASLIYKATPQLSFYASTARGLEEGETGPTGTVNQGVKMAPGVSKQKELGARWLAPGGTLVSAALFDITRPGYYTNAGNVFTSDGEQRYRGLELSTQGKLTRQLSWQTSAQLLDPRFAHINADYNGKAPENASKRTASAFLAYALDAVPGLSVNGGAYYYSARPVNDLNQAFLGGVTLFSAGARYASTVMNKSVVWQLNVENLADKRYWAGAGTRLASGAPRAIKLSMKVDL; the protein is encoded by the coding sequence ATGCCTGTCGTCTCTCCTCGCACCCGCTTGCTTCCAGTCGCCGCCGCCCTGTCGCTGGCCTTCGCTTCCCATGCGGCCCATGCCGCCAGCGGCCAGGACGATTTGACGGCTGGCGATGAAAAAGTCATGCAAGCCGTGCAGGTGATGGGCGCCCGCGCGCAAGGTCTGGTGCCCGTCACCACGGAGGCGGGCAGCTTTCGCGGCGCCAACATCATGGATGTGCCATCGACCGTCAACGTGATCACGCGCGCATTGCTGGAGCAGCAAGCTGTCTCCGGCCTGTACGATGCCGTGCGCAATACGGCGGGCGTGACGCGCCAGCAAAACGGCGGCGAAACGTGGGATCAGCTGGTGATACGCGGCATCGCCGTGGAAAACCGCACGAATTACCGCCTCAACGGCTCCATGCCCATCATGAACTTCTCGCAAGTGCCCATGGAAAACAAGGAGAGGGTGGAAGTGCTGAAGGGCGCCTCGGCCCTGTACTATGGTTTTACCTCGCCGGCCGGCGTGGTCAACTTCGTCACCAAGCGGGCCGGTAGCAAGCCCGTCACCAGCATGGGCCTGAGTCTCGACGACCGGGGCAGTGCCGTGGCAAATGTCGACGTGGGCCGCCGCTTCGGCGCGCAGCAGGAATTCGGCGTGCGCATCAACGCGGCCGGCGGCACCCTGGGTTCCTGGCTGGACCATGTCGGCAACGGCAACCGCAGCTTTCTCTCCACCGCGCTGGACTGGCGCGTGAGCAATAAGCTGCTGTTGAAGGCGGACCTCGAATACGACCGCCGCAAGGTGACGGAGCAGGCGGGCGTGGCCTTGCCCACCGCCGTGAAAGGCGTGATCAGCTTGCCGCGCGCCGTCGACCCGCGCCAGCTGATCGGCCCTGACTGGTCGAATTTCGAAGCGCAGACGAAAAACGCGCAATTGCGCGCCGATTACGCCATCGCGGATGGCTGGGCCCTGACGGTGGAAGCGGGCCACTCGGAAACGGCGCGCGACCGCCGCCTGGCGATTTTCCGTCTGAACAATGCGGCCGCGCTGGCCACGGGTGCGGGCCGCATCACGGGCAATATCCAGCACAGCGTGACGGCGTCGGACTTGCTGCGCTTTGAACTGGCCGGCAATTTCCATACGGGTTTTATTGCCCACGAGCTGACACTGGGCGCCTCGCGCACGGACAAGTCGCAAGATCCGATTTACCAGAGCAATTACACGATCGCCTCGCAAAACCTGTACCAGCCCGTGCCCGTGACGAATGTCGTGTTCGGTCCCAAGCCGGCTTCGCTCACGACGGCCGCGCTCGACACGCGCGACACGGGCTTGTACGCGCTCGACCGCATGGTCTTCAGCCCGCAATGGCAAAGCGTCATCGGCGTGCGTCGCAGCAGTTATCAAAGCGACCAGGGCGCCAGCCACTATGACGTCAGCAAGACGACGCCGATGGCGTCATTGATCTACAAGGCCACGCCCCAGCTGTCGTTCTACGCGTCCACGGCGCGGGGGCTGGAAGAGGGCGAAACGGGCCCGACGGGCACAGTCAACCAGGGCGTCAAGATGGCGCCCGGTGTGAGTAAACAAAAGGAACTGGGCGCGCGCTGGCTGGCGCCGGGCGGCACCCTGGTCTCCGCCGCGCTGTTCGACATCACGCGCCCCGGCTATTACACGAATGCCGGCAATGTGTTCACGTCGGATGGCGAACAGCGCTACCGCGGCCTGGAACTGTCGACCCAGGGCAAGCTGACGCGCCAGCTGTCGTGGCAAACCTCGGCCCAGTTGCTTGACCCGCGTTTTGCGCACATCAACGCCGACTACAACGGCAAGGCGCCGGAAAACGCGTCGAAGCGCACGGCCAGCGCCTTTCTCGCCTACGCGCTCGACGCCGTGCCGGGCCTGTCCGTCAACGGCGGCGCGTATTACTACAGCGCCCGTCCCGTCAACGACCTGAACCAGGCCTTCCTCGGCGGGGTGACGCTTTTCAGCGCCGGTGCCCGCTACGCCAGCACGGTAATGAACAAGTCTGTCGTGTGGCAGCTGAACGTGGAAAACCTTGCCGACAAGCGCTACTGGGCCGGCGCTGGCACGCGGCTGGCATCCGGTGCGCCGCGCGCCATCAAGCTGTCGATGAAGGTGGATTTGTAG
- a CDS encoding DUF748 domain-containing protein: protein MNTIDNKSVQTKTFRWKRWQRWAVGTGCALAAYSAAGFWLVPYVIKHQLPKFAEKELARQASIADVRFNPFTLRLEADQIAFKEASGVDGKSDAPLLTIGALAVQLEWKSIVRRAWSLAEIRITAPQTHLTITPDGKFNLAEVLATWQRKHPEKSDGGMPRLVIAHFALEQGKVDWQDQKAGYADNFTPINFTLDNISTLPDANGSYSLSADAARGGKLHWRGTASLSPIRGEGELILNDASLPGLAAYLKAYTRATVTSGKLSARLPYAFSYADGKLEATVKGAGLALRDLALARDGKGEAFTSLDTLGIAGVNVDLARQNVSVDKINLYGGKVAVRRNSKGEIDVANLMLPGNPAPAASATAAPAKPGKWKVDLKQLALANVDVSAIDETVSPALQLSAKQLQLQLQLGLQQGLAGMATVIDGAHFALADLAMQRGAQTPFTLAQLGFTDGKIDLAARTVHVGALTASGAQIDLARNRQGEFAIAQQLPVFASGKADASKDAAAAPWSTKVDKVELSKFGARFDDAGTGIKGTLQDARLSLLKVSNDMKQALPFELGVGLREGGVLTANGKVVPGTGTVDAQLNLQRLTLAPVQPLLAQHVKLKLAGGTLSGSGRLTTGGGAPKAPKVRYEGGVDIAGLVLNETDGKRFASWKSVRADKLTASVGPDFLDIPELRVVEPNAQLIIENDRSLNAQRLLVKAPEPAAPAAATATPAADAAFPVRVRRVRLQNAKLDFADLSLRPQFAAKIYELNGVITGLSTKRDARSQIELDGRIDEFGLARVRGQLNPFAPTDNTDLNVVFKNVDMVSASPYTMKFAGYKVAEGKISLDLQYKVRNRQLDGTNQIVLDKLTLGERIDSPDALKLPLELALAILKDSDGRIDLGLPVSGDMNDPQFSYGALIWKAVGNVLTKIVTAPFRALGNLLGISADKLESIDFDAGSAVLLPPEREKLKQVAQILAKREQLKLAVPGQYSDTDGAALRAQAVRRAIAAKAGIKLEAGEEPGPLNLGERKIRGALRELYGERFGKAELDKQKKAAESAAPGAAAAASIPAPAKIPVLQRLGKLIEGEPQVADTGAFYNGLREQLEARQPLPADALNKLGAQRSAAILAALRQDGTPTARVSAGAPEKTEAAPGKLVGLKLGLAAQ, encoded by the coding sequence GTGAACACAATCGACAACAAAAGCGTGCAGACGAAAACATTTCGCTGGAAACGCTGGCAGCGCTGGGCCGTTGGCACCGGCTGCGCCCTCGCCGCCTACAGCGCGGCCGGCTTCTGGCTGGTGCCCTATGTCATCAAGCACCAGCTGCCCAAATTTGCAGAGAAAGAACTCGCGCGCCAGGCCAGCATCGCCGATGTGCGCTTCAACCCGTTTACCCTGCGCCTGGAAGCGGACCAGATCGCTTTCAAAGAAGCGTCTGGCGTGGATGGCAAGAGCGATGCACCGCTGCTGACCATCGGCGCCCTGGCCGTGCAACTCGAATGGAAATCCATCGTGCGCCGCGCCTGGAGCCTGGCGGAAATCCGCATCACGGCGCCACAGACGCATTTGACCATCACGCCGGACGGCAAGTTCAACCTGGCCGAAGTGCTGGCCACCTGGCAACGCAAGCACCCGGAAAAAAGCGACGGCGGCATGCCGCGCCTCGTCATCGCCCATTTTGCGCTGGAACAAGGCAAAGTGGACTGGCAAGACCAGAAGGCGGGTTATGCGGACAACTTCACGCCGATCAATTTTACGCTCGACAATATCTCCACCTTGCCCGACGCCAACGGCAGCTACAGCCTCAGCGCCGATGCGGCGCGCGGCGGCAAGCTGCACTGGCGCGGCACGGCCTCGCTCAGCCCGATTCGCGGCGAAGGCGAGCTGATACTGAACGACGCTTCCCTGCCCGGCCTGGCCGCGTATTTGAAAGCCTATACGCGCGCCACGGTGACGAGCGGCAAGCTGTCGGCGCGCCTGCCCTACGCCTTTTCCTATGCGGACGGCAAGCTGGAAGCAACCGTCAAAGGCGCCGGGCTGGCCTTGCGCGATCTGGCGCTGGCGCGCGACGGCAAGGGAGAAGCATTTACGTCGCTGGATACCTTGGGCATCGCCGGCGTCAACGTGGATCTGGCGCGCCAGAACGTCAGCGTGGATAAAATCAATCTGTACGGCGGCAAGGTGGCCGTGCGCCGCAACAGCAAGGGCGAGATCGATGTGGCGAACCTGATGCTGCCGGGTAATCCCGCACCCGCAGCATCGGCCACTGCAGCACCTGCCAAGCCTGGCAAGTGGAAGGTGGATTTAAAACAGCTGGCGCTGGCCAATGTGGACGTGTCCGCCATCGATGAAACCGTCTCGCCGGCCCTGCAATTGAGCGCGAAACAGTTGCAACTGCAGCTGCAACTGGGCTTGCAACAAGGGCTAGCGGGCATGGCCACCGTCATCGACGGCGCGCACTTTGCGCTGGCCGACCTCGCCATGCAGCGCGGCGCGCAAACGCCGTTCACACTGGCCCAATTGGGTTTTACGGATGGCAAGATCGACCTGGCGGCGCGTACCGTGCACGTGGGCGCGCTGACAGCCAGCGGCGCGCAGATCGACCTGGCGCGCAACCGCCAGGGAGAGTTTGCAATTGCGCAACAGCTGCCCGTGTTTGCCTCTGGCAAGGCCGACGCGAGCAAGGATGCAGCGGCCGCGCCCTGGTCCACCAAGGTAGACAAGGTAGAACTGAGCAAGTTCGGCGCCCGTTTCGACGATGCGGGCACGGGCATCAAGGGCACGCTGCAGGACGCCCGCCTGTCGCTACTCAAAGTCAGCAACGACATGAAGCAGGCGCTGCCGTTCGAACTGGGCGTGGGCCTGCGCGAAGGCGGTGTATTGACGGCCAACGGCAAGGTCGTGCCGGGCACGGGTACCGTCGATGCGCAGCTGAATCTGCAACGACTGACCCTGGCTCCTGTGCAACCGTTGCTGGCGCAGCATGTGAAACTGAAGCTGGCGGGCGGCACCCTCTCCGGCAGCGGCCGCCTGACGACGGGCGGCGGCGCGCCGAAAGCGCCCAAGGTACGCTATGAGGGTGGCGTGGATATCGCCGGCCTGGTGCTCAATGAAACGGATGGCAAGCGTTTTGCGTCATGGAAAAGCGTGCGTGCCGACAAGCTGACGGCCAGCGTGGGGCCGGATTTCCTCGACATCCCCGAACTGCGCGTGGTGGAACCGAACGCCCAGCTGATCATCGAAAACGACCGCAGCCTGAACGCCCAGCGCTTGCTCGTGAAGGCACCGGAACCGGCCGCGCCGGCGGCGGCCACCGCCACACCGGCCGCCGACGCCGCCTTCCCCGTGCGCGTGCGCCGCGTGCGCCTGCAAAATGCCAAGCTGGACTTTGCCGACCTGAGCTTGCGGCCCCAGTTCGCCGCCAAGATTTATGAACTCAATGGCGTCATCACGGGTCTGTCCACCAAGCGCGATGCGCGCAGCCAGATCGAACTCGATGGCCGCATCGACGAATTCGGCCTGGCCCGCGTGCGCGGACAATTAAATCCCTTCGCCCCGACCGACAACACGGACTTGAACGTGGTCTTCAAGAACGTCGACATGGTCTCCGCCTCGCCGTACACGATGAAGTTCGCCGGCTACAAGGTGGCTGAAGGCAAGATTTCGCTGGACTTGCAGTACAAGGTGCGCAACCGCCAGCTCGACGGCACCAACCAGATCGTGCTCGACAAGCTGACCCTGGGCGAACGCATCGACAGTCCTGACGCCCTGAAACTGCCGTTGGAACTGGCGCTGGCCATCCTCAAGGATAGCGACGGGCGCATCGACCTCGGTTTGCCCGTGTCGGGCGACATGAACGACCCGCAATTCAGCTATGGCGCGCTGATCTGGAAAGCCGTGGGCAATGTGCTGACGAAAATCGTCACGGCGCCGTTCCGCGCGCTGGGCAACTTGCTCGGCATCAGCGCCGACAAGCTCGAATCGATCGACTTCGATGCGGGCAGCGCCGTGCTGCTGCCGCCGGAGCGGGAAAAGCTCAAGCAGGTGGCGCAAATCCTCGCCAAGCGCGAACAGCTGAAGCTGGCCGTGCCGGGCCAGTACAGCGACACGGACGGGGCCGCCCTGCGCGCCCAAGCCGTGCGCCGCGCCATCGCCGCCAAGGCCGGCATCAAGCTGGAAGCGGGCGAGGAACCGGGGCCGTTGAACCTGGGCGAACGCAAGATACGGGGCGCCCTGCGCGAGCTGTACGGCGAACGCTTCGGCAAGGCCGAGCTGGACAAGCAGAAGAAGGCGGCGGAGTCGGCTGCGCCTGGGGCAGCGGCGGCCGCCTCCATTCCGGCTCCGGCCAAAATCCCCGTCTTGCAGCGCCTTGGCAAGCTGATCGAGGGCGAACCGCAAGTGGCCGACACGGGCGCTTTCTATAACGGCTTGCGCGAGCAACTGGAAGCCAGGCAGCCGCTGCCTGCCGACGCCTTGAATAAACTGGGCGCCCAGCGCAGCGCGGCGATTCTGGCCGCCCTGCGGCAGGACGGCACCCCCACAGCCAGGGTCAGCGCCGGCGCGCCGGAAAAAACGGAGGCCGCGCCTGGCAAGCTGGTGGGGTTAAAGCTGGGATTGGCGGCGCAATAG
- a CDS encoding MauE/DoxX family redox-associated membrane protein, with the protein MDAFTLPFTVLRLLVGGILLMAAAGKLLHRQAYAQTLAEFGIPAALQPQLAWLMPTCELAIAFMLTLAMSTWWGAIAGAALLALYSAVLAYKLQQGQRPSCNCFGQQDATPIGPTTLLRNGVLLSMAGALIYAGPAYAHAPVWPHLAGMLVTAPALSICIAVMALQWWLLLHTLRQNGRLILRMDTLELRLDAANIQPLHALDMRPRGLAVGSMAPDFALAEMGTGEAKTLAQLRSVGLPVLLVFSDIACGPCAELAPRIESWHRQYQGLISIAFILRVDAGQLHRPHTAGSCTTLLQEDRKVSERYDALVTPSAVLVSAEGTIASHLALGSKDIYDLLESTVPQIDENRNIAA; encoded by the coding sequence ATGGACGCGTTTACATTGCCATTCACCGTCTTACGCCTGCTGGTAGGCGGCATCTTGCTGATGGCCGCTGCCGGCAAGCTGCTGCACCGGCAGGCGTACGCTCAAACGCTGGCGGAATTCGGCATTCCCGCTGCGTTGCAGCCGCAGCTGGCGTGGCTGATGCCGACGTGCGAACTGGCGATCGCCTTCATGCTGACGCTGGCGATGTCCACGTGGTGGGGCGCCATCGCCGGCGCCGCACTGCTGGCGCTCTACAGCGCCGTGCTGGCGTACAAGCTGCAGCAAGGCCAGCGGCCCAGTTGCAACTGCTTCGGTCAGCAGGACGCCACGCCGATCGGCCCCACTACGCTGCTCAGGAACGGGGTACTGCTGTCGATGGCGGGCGCGCTGATTTACGCCGGACCGGCATACGCGCATGCTCCTGTATGGCCGCATCTAGCCGGGATGTTGGTCACGGCCCCGGCACTGTCGATATGCATCGCCGTGATGGCGCTGCAATGGTGGCTGCTACTGCATACGCTGCGCCAGAACGGGCGCCTGATCTTGCGCATGGATACGCTGGAGCTGCGACTCGACGCCGCCAACATTCAGCCACTGCATGCGCTCGACATGCGGCCGCGCGGACTGGCAGTCGGCAGCATGGCGCCGGACTTCGCGCTGGCGGAAATGGGCACTGGCGAAGCGAAGACGCTGGCGCAGCTCAGGTCTGTCGGCCTGCCGGTGCTGCTGGTCTTCTCCGACATCGCCTGCGGCCCTTGTGCCGAACTGGCGCCGCGCATTGAGAGTTGGCATCGGCAATACCAGGGCTTGATCAGCATCGCCTTCATCCTGCGCGTGGATGCCGGGCAGCTGCACCGTCCACATACCGCCGGCTCCTGCACCACGCTGCTGCAAGAGGACCGAAAGGTATCCGAGCGCTACGACGCGCTGGTGACTCCTAGCGCCGTACTGGTGTCCGCCGAGGGGACGATCGCATCGCATCTGGCGCTGGGTTCAAAAGACATATACGATCTACTGGAATCGACCGTACCGCAGATTGATGAAAACCGGAATATCGCCGCTTAA
- a CDS encoding membrane-bound PQQ-dependent dehydrogenase, glucose/quinate/shikimate family → MTASARPGPLLILTAVLFILLGLALAGGGAWLVSLGGSWYYVVAGIGMLVAGALVWKGRRSAQLFLALLLFATLIWSVIEVKLDWWQLLPRLDIWFAAAVWLLLPFVDRRLAPALVAGAKPRDAGKSALAAAVVLTAAVGVFSLFQDYYTLHGEVPAENMAAAPQGDVAPGVAPNDWAAYGRSGYGDRYAPAAQITPANAGRLKQAWVYHTGDFKGPNDPGEIANEVTPLKVNGMLYLCTPHNIVIALDPDTGKELWRHDPKINRDASSYQHMICRGVAYWDVNAGRAKDDPAPEAAGMECPRRIFAPTMDATLIAVNADTGAACKSFGENGVIGLYHGMGMKKRGFLMPTSPPAVAQNVVVMAASVTDNFSTEEPSGVIRGYDPVTGKLMWNWDASNPDDTAPIADGKTYTNNSPNSWGVSSVDEKLGMVYIPMGNETPDTWGGKRNPNGEKYNSAIVALDLVTGKVRWVYQTVHHDIWDMDIGGQPTLVDIDTPKGKVPSVVATTKRGDIYVIDRRDGSLVVPAPEKPVPSANAAPGDKLSPTQPFSALTFLPEKHISETDMWGTTPFDQLACRIIFRQHRYEGPFTPQTVAEGKIKGAIISPGPLGIFEWGGAAVDPVRQLLLVNPDYMGFLERLVPRAQANAKGGTGSEMGLQPQTGVPFAVEIKPFLSPLGFPCQAPPWGYIAAVDLRTMKKVWMHKNGTTRDSAPVPIALPLGVPSLGGMSTTGGGVAFLSSALDYYIRGYDVRNGKTVWKARLPAGGQATPMSYISDKTGKQYVVVMAGGHGSLGTKMGDSLVAFALPDEGVSAGGKDK, encoded by the coding sequence ATGACTGCCTCTGCCCGGCCTGGACCCTTGCTTATCCTCACCGCAGTCCTCTTCATCTTGCTGGGCCTGGCGCTTGCCGGCGGCGGCGCCTGGCTCGTCAGCCTTGGCGGCTCCTGGTATTACGTCGTGGCCGGCATCGGCATGCTGGTCGCCGGCGCGCTCGTGTGGAAGGGGCGGCGCAGTGCCCAGCTGTTTCTCGCGCTGTTGCTGTTCGCCACCCTGATCTGGTCCGTCATCGAAGTGAAGCTCGACTGGTGGCAATTGCTGCCGCGCCTCGATATCTGGTTCGCCGCCGCCGTCTGGCTGCTGCTGCCGTTCGTCGACCGCCGTCTGGCGCCAGCCCTGGTCGCCGGCGCGAAACCGCGCGACGCGGGCAAGAGCGCGCTGGCCGCCGCCGTCGTGCTGACGGCCGCCGTGGGTGTGTTCTCGCTGTTCCAGGACTATTACACCTTGCACGGCGAAGTGCCGGCCGAGAACATGGCGGCCGCGCCGCAAGGCGATGTCGCCCCGGGCGTGGCGCCCAACGACTGGGCCGCGTATGGCCGTTCCGGCTATGGCGACCGCTACGCGCCGGCCGCGCAGATCACGCCGGCCAACGCCGGGCGGCTGAAACAGGCGTGGGTGTACCACACGGGCGACTTCAAGGGGCCGAACGATCCGGGCGAGATCGCCAACGAAGTCACGCCCCTGAAAGTGAACGGCATGCTGTACCTGTGCACGCCGCATAACATCGTCATCGCGCTGGACCCGGATACGGGCAAGGAGCTCTGGCGCCACGATCCGAAGATCAACCGCGATGCGTCCAGCTACCAGCACATGATCTGCCGCGGCGTGGCCTACTGGGACGTCAACGCGGGCCGCGCCAAGGATGACCCTGCGCCCGAGGCGGCCGGCATGGAATGCCCGCGCCGCATCTTCGCGCCCACCATGGATGCGACCCTGATCGCCGTGAATGCCGATACGGGCGCGGCGTGCAAGAGCTTTGGCGAAAATGGCGTGATCGGCCTGTACCACGGCATGGGCATGAAGAAGCGGGGCTTTCTGATGCCGACGTCGCCGCCGGCCGTGGCGCAAAACGTGGTGGTGATGGCCGCCAGCGTGACCGATAATTTTTCCACGGAAGAACCGTCGGGCGTGATCCGTGGCTACGACCCCGTCACTGGCAAACTGATGTGGAACTGGGATGCTTCGAACCCGGACGACACGGCGCCGATCGCCGACGGCAAGACGTACACCAACAACTCGCCCAATTCCTGGGGCGTGTCCAGCGTCGATGAAAAACTGGGCATGGTGTACATCCCGATGGGCAATGAAACGCCCGATACATGGGGTGGCAAGCGCAATCCGAACGGCGAGAAATACAATAGCGCCATCGTCGCGCTTGATCTTGTTACCGGGAAAGTACGCTGGGTGTACCAGACCGTGCACCACGATATCTGGGACATGGATATCGGCGGCCAGCCCACCCTGGTCGACATCGATACGCCGAAAGGCAAAGTTCCATCGGTCGTGGCCACGACCAAGCGCGGCGACATCTATGTGATCGACCGGCGCGACGGCAGCCTGGTCGTGCCGGCGCCGGAAAAACCCGTGCCGTCGGCCAACGCCGCGCCTGGCGACAAGCTGTCGCCCACGCAGCCGTTCTCTGCCCTCACTTTCCTGCCCGAGAAGCACATCAGCGAAACGGATATGTGGGGCACCACGCCATTCGACCAGCTCGCCTGCCGCATCATTTTCCGCCAGCACCGCTATGAGGGGCCGTTTACGCCGCAAACGGTGGCCGAAGGCAAGATCAAGGGCGCCATCATCTCGCCGGGTCCGCTGGGCATCTTCGAGTGGGGCGGGGCGGCCGTCGATCCCGTGCGTCAGTTGCTGTTAGTTAATCCCGACTACATGGGCTTCCTGGAACGCCTGGTGCCGCGTGCGCAAGCCAACGCGAAGGGCGGCACGGGCTCGGAAATGGGCTTGCAGCCGCAGACGGGCGTGCCGTTTGCTGTGGAAATCAAGCCTTTCCTGTCGCCGCTGGGCTTCCCATGCCAGGCGCCACCCTGGGGTTATATCGCCGCTGTCGACTTGCGCACCATGAAAAAAGTGTGGATGCACAAGAACGGCACCACGCGCGACAGCGCCCCCGTGCCCATCGCCTTGCCGCTGGGCGTGCCGAGCCTGGGTGGCATGAGCACGACGGGCGGCGGCGTGGCTTTCCTCAGCAGCGCGCTCGACTACTACATCCGCGGTTACGACGTGCGCAACGGCAAAACCGTCTGGAAAGCCCGCCTGCCGGCCGGCGGCCAGGCCACGCCGATGAGTTATATCTCCGACAAGACGGGCAAGCAATATGTGGTGGTGATGGCCGGCGGCCACGGGTCGCTGGGCACGAAGATGGGCGACAGCCTGGTGGCGTTTGCGTTGCCGGACGAGGGGGTGTCAGCGGGAGGCAAAGACAAGTAG
- a CDS encoding methyl-accepting chemotaxis protein → MTIAKRLYALILCVVLGLAALTGFSIYEMERVYTAASYTTVNTVPSLLTLHQAVTPFANIRVAVWQHLASRDAAAHDKLEADIKVARAAIGQALDKYEKEYLSDEQDKALLATDRDVLLRYDGMRDKVLALSKAGDLDAARALLMANQPIIKELIDALAAHYSYNEKLGNMGAAEGTTVAANARWISISVALAVMVLVAGMGLLLARRIASSLKNAIDVAHTIAGGDLSVQISAGSNDEVGQLMTALGEMSESLVRIVTEVRSGTETINTASSEIAAGNLDLSARTEQQAGSLEETASAMEELTATVRQNSDNARQAKQMAVSASDKAVRGGEVMGDVIRTMEAIDSSSNKIADIISVIDGIAFQTNILALNAAVEAARAGEQGRGFAVVATEVRNLAHRSAAAAKEIKALISDSVEQVEQGGKLVQQAGAAMTEVVDTVRSVTDIVSEISAASAEQSTGIDEINRAITQMDEVTQQNAALVEEAAAASQSLQEQASNLASVVGAFKLAHDQANAAHHSTPVRHAPAAKPPAARKAAPLKLVAQRDPAPARGTPSAGAGGDWEEF, encoded by the coding sequence ATGACCATCGCCAAACGCCTGTATGCATTGATACTCTGCGTCGTCCTCGGACTGGCCGCCCTGACGGGCTTCAGCATCTATGAAATGGAGCGCGTGTACACGGCGGCCAGCTATACCACCGTCAACACCGTTCCCAGCCTGCTGACCTTGCACCAGGCAGTTACCCCTTTTGCAAATATACGTGTAGCTGTCTGGCAGCATCTGGCCAGCAGGGATGCGGCCGCGCACGACAAGCTGGAAGCGGACATCAAGGTAGCGCGCGCGGCAATCGGCCAGGCGCTCGACAAATATGAGAAAGAGTATCTTTCTGATGAGCAAGATAAAGCGCTGCTGGCCACGGACCGCGATGTACTGCTGCGCTACGATGGCATGCGCGACAAGGTACTGGCCCTGTCGAAGGCGGGCGACCTCGACGCGGCGCGCGCTTTGCTGATGGCCAACCAGCCCATCATCAAGGAGCTGATCGACGCCCTCGCCGCTCACTATAGCTACAACGAAAAGCTGGGCAACATGGGCGCGGCCGAAGGCACGACCGTCGCCGCCAACGCGCGCTGGATTTCCATCAGCGTGGCCCTGGCCGTGATGGTGCTGGTGGCCGGCATGGGCCTGCTGCTGGCGCGCCGCATCGCCTCTTCGCTCAAGAATGCCATCGACGTGGCCCACACCATCGCAGGCGGCGACCTCAGCGTGCAAATCAGCGCCGGCTCGAACGACGAGGTGGGTCAGTTGATGACCGCCCTGGGCGAGATGAGCGAGAGCCTGGTGCGCATCGTCACCGAAGTGCGCTCCGGCACGGAGACCATCAACACGGCCTCGAGCGAAATCGCGGCAGGCAACCTCGACCTGTCGGCACGCACGGAGCAGCAGGCCGGTTCGCTGGAAGAAACCGCCTCGGCCATGGAAGAACTGACGGCCACCGTGCGGCAAAACTCGGACAATGCCCGCCAGGCCAAGCAAATGGCCGTCAGCGCCTCGGACAAGGCAGTGCGCGGCGGCGAGGTGATGGGCGACGTGATCCGCACCATGGAAGCGATCGACAGCTCGTCCAACAAGATCGCCGACATCATCAGCGTCATCGACGGCATCGCCTTCCAGACCAACATCCTGGCCCTGAATGCGGCCGTGGAAGCGGCGCGGGCCGGGGAACAAGGACGCGGTTTTGCCGTCGTGGCCACCGAAGTGCGCAACCTGGCGCACCGTTCGGCGGCCGCCGCCAAGGAAATCAAGGCGCTCATCAGCGACTCCGTGGAGCAGGTGGAACAAGGTGGCAAGCTGGTCCAGCAAGCCGGCGCGGCCATGACGGAAGTGGTCGACACGGTACGCAGCGTTACCGACATCGTCAGCGAAATCTCGGCCGCCAGCGCCGAGCAAAGCACGGGCATCGACGAAATCAACCGCGCCATCACGCAGATGGATGAAGTCACGCAGCAGAATGCGGCGCTGGTCGAAGAAGCGGCGGCGGCATCGCAATCGCTGCAGGAGCAGGCGAGCAACCTGGCCAGCGTGGTCGGCGCCTTCAAGCTGGCGCACGATCAGGCCAACGCGGCGCACCACAGCACCCCGGTGCGCCATGCCCCCGCCGCCAAGCCACCGGCAGCGCGCAAGGCGGCGCCGCTCAAGCTGGTCGCACAGCGCGACCCCGCTCCTGCCCGCGGCACGCCCAGCGCCGGTGCCGGCGGCGATTGGGAAGAATTCTGA